cctaagaaaatcttccccgtacacacaaggttctcaactcaacatcctgaaaaagaaaactcgcagaattaaagtttagtattttcgtacgtacaatattttctataactaccactaagttaaattcgacttaaaaagtcttacttcaacttagggatgattcccaacgttcccaatcaataccctagaattgaaaattttcagtattacagttcagtatttttacgcgtatatcactttcttcaactgtcaaaaatccaaatattgaatataaagccttaccttggatttgggatgaaatccaacttcgtttccctgacgatccgcttcggcagacttgtagagaacttcgctaggagcgtcgtggtggcttcggtttgtcgattcggcgtaaaactagcccggaatcgaagagagagagagtcgtaggagagagagagagagagagagagagagaggagagagagagaaagagtgaaaagagaagagagagagtgcacTCACGCCCAccaaaatccaattcaatttggatttgactttcaaagcttcttaaagaagcttgtgttagtttatatatatatatatatatatatatatatatatattatatatataatagtaaaccttaattaaagtaaagcttcttgaagaagctttcatactttatatatatatatacacacacacacacacacacatatatatacatatacatgctttaatatttatatatatatatatatttgttccttatcatactattcattttacttgttaatttaattaattaattttattttattattattattattattttaaattttatttttttcccgatTACTACAGAGATATAATCATTTAGTTATTATTTTATACACCATTGATAaactttgaatatttttttttcaataaagaaAGCACATATGtatattcaaaaatgaaaaaaacataaaaatatgaaaGACATATGTATTAGATTTGGATGAGATAtggtataaaattatattaaaatttagcTAAACCCAAATTTAAGTCTAAAATTTATACTCCCAAatacaatattattatttttactaatttcTATGAATATCTTtacaatttaatacaattgtattcCTTCTCAAATTTTCAGTAAGGATACTTGTCATACTAATTTCTCTCTCTTAGAGCTCCCACCAAAAAATCAATATTTACTTCTCTCACATAGACCTAGACATAATATATCATTGTGCCAAGAACAAGATctcaaaaaatggaaaaaaaaaaaaactttgaactATAATAATATTTCACGACCTagatatattataaaaataaaaatattattttttacaaagtggaatataaataaattaaaaaatttgtttAGTTAATGAAAAATTTAATAACTTAACTAATGCACTAAAACGCATGACCTTCCCTATCACATGATGGTGTCTCCAGCCCCCAACCCCAACCCCAACGGCCAATTAGACCCCAACTCCGCTAGGGCGCCAATTCATTTTCCCCACAAGGCATTTATTTCCCGAGGGTCCACAGTCCGTCCGCCAATTACCGCGCCCGTTCCTGAGCCCTGTGGCTGTGGATCACTCCAGTACTGTTCCTCGCAATAGCCTGCGGCGCATTCTCTCTAGAGGCGATGGCGATCTCGCTTCCGAGTCTGATGAGGGAGGGAAAATCCCCAATCGTCTTGTCCGTCTTCGTCTTGCTCATCGTCGTCTTCATTTTTGTCCTAACCAACGATCAATACTCTTACTTCAGCAGAATCAGCACCGCCGATCTCCAAGCCAAGCCGTCGGTCGCTCCGCCTCCGCCTCCGCCTCCGCCTCCGCCTCCGCCGCCTTCTCCGCCCATACTTTTGAGTCCTCCGATCTCAATCCCTGTCTCGCGAGCGGATGATAGGCCTTCTTCTGCGAATGCTACGACAGCATCCGGTGATGAGGTTCAGTTGAATTGGCAGATTTGCGAGGGGCCATTGGCGGCGGACTATATACCGTGCCTCGATAACATGAAGGCCATACAGCAATTAAAGTCGAGAAGGCACATGGAGCATAGGGAGCGGCATTGCCCGAAGAAAAGTTTAAGGTGTTTGGTTCCTCTTCCCCCCGGATATAGGGTTCCGGTTCATTGGCCCAAGAGCAGGGATATGGTGAGATTGATTTCGTCCTTCGGTAAGATTTGATCTTGTTTTTTTAAGTAACATGTTCTCTTTTTACTTCTCTGGACTGATTTTTTGATCTTTTAACTGGATCGAAGATGGTTTGAGTTTTTGACAAGTTAAGCATTAAAACAAGGCGAATCATCttgtttctttcttctctttcgTATTCTTCTTCTTTATAAGTAAATTATATTGTGTTCACATCAATGGTTTTGTGAAAGAGGTGGAAAGGACTAGAAAACGAGAAGGAAATCATTTTTCTATCTACTCGAATTTTTTGCTTTTATCCGATGGGGTGATTGGTACGCATATATTAAGATGTTTAGATGACTAACTCAGAGTTAGGAGAGAGGCCCTGACTTTCTAATTGAGGGGTTAAAAACAATAAGAATGTTTAGTTTAATTGAATAGCTATTTTTCCCTTAAGGGAGTTGGAATTTGGGACTTCTATGTTGGAGGTGTCAGAATCTATGCTTGAGAGGGGTGGGAAGAGGTATGTGATAGGAGATGGGCTGCCTCTCTCGGGCCTCCAATGAACCATATATATAGCAAATTGAGAAAAGAGAGGCAGTGCAGTATCGACCATCTATTGATTCCTTGCCTACATGGATGGATAAAGACCAACTCATGAATTCATGACAAATGAAGCGGTTTGTAGTAGTAGTTTTTGGGTTCAACAAACACCATAAAATGTAGAGCAGGAActtgatatttatatatttatttattaaatcttaaattttttgTGTTTTAAACAGGTTTTTcggaggggggggggtgttgggtGAGGTTTGGAAATCTGCCGTGCTTCAAGTAAATGTAGCTTCACCCTTGCCTTGTAGTGATGAGTATTGACATTTTATGAATGATTAGTTATTTGGATGACTTGGCTGTTTATCTGGAGTAGAACATTGCATGTGATTTTCTTCTAATGTAATATATGACGATGTTTCAAAGAATAGAGTCAATTGACTACAAACTTGGTAATTTACTGTCCATGCGTGTGAATAAAGATGTTTGTTGAATCTGTTATTCAAACCAAAATCTCATGAATtgtttttggaaaaaattgggtGCTGAAGTTATTTGTTATTATGTTGATGTATTTCTCGAGTACTTACCTAGTGAGAAAATGTTGATGTTGCTTTTATGATGTTTTGTGTTTTTTCCAGATTTGGTTTGACAATGTTCCTCACCCAAAGCTTGTTGAATACAAGAAAGATCAAAATTGGGTGCGTAAGTCGGGTGACTATCTAATTTTTCCTGGAGGTGGTACTCAATTTAAGGAAGGAGTTGCAAAGTACATTAACTTCATAGAAAAGGTATTGTATGGATTCCTTTTATTCCCATACCGTTATCTTTTGATAGCTAAAGCGTTATGCACCCTATGTAACGCCCCGCATTCGCCATGTGGGGTCCAGGGTGTTATGAAGCCAagcatacatctctgataccatttatgcCGCAAAACCAATTAGACAACCTCAAATGTAATTCCAGAGTTCTATGTACATATATAACAAACCCTTAAAAAGGTACAACCATATtcaccatattacataactaggacaAAACATTAAACATAAAATTGTACACATATTCGTTCTTTTAACTACTCACAAAACTAATCTCGCctcggagctttctaagctcgatcacttggaggacctgaaaagattaaataatcgtcggggtgagacacctctcagtaaggaagaaataagttacaacagtgtgtgactgaagtgttATAAATAATTACAAAGTATACTTACATTTGTGTTAAactatcaataacaactgagaaaatgcaTCTCTAAACACATCATTACCAACTCCTTTGTCACCTAATcacactcacacatacataattatttttactgataattccagagaatagggaagtctacccgcccatacaagtagtttctctctgctctagtgctaaaaTCAGGGCACTCACTTTCCTCAGTAAGCAtttgggttatgtatccaggtaaagtctccgagaatagggaaggtcacctgcccatacaagtgacttccctctactctggtactcATAGAAaattatcagagcactcacctttcttagcaagccctcgggtggagagttcgactttaccataaatacttatgcaCTTAAAGTTACATGCAACTAAcgctaatcatttcacaaagttccacatgtACACACTTATCACAATCAATCTACACAGGATTTACACATTCTACATtctcacccacacagggtccatatccacacagaatacaaTGTCCACACAGAACTGGTCCACATATGACTATCAACCATACAGGTTATTACATAACCTTCTTAACCATACAGGTTACAACACATGCTTTTCAATCACACCCACATACACCACCCTGTTCATGggaaataggtaaaacaaactcctcatatcactgccaatgttttacctcctaatataaacgcccatataacgacttcctcataccactgccaacgctatatcgcaattttcATGAACCATAAAACAATACACATCCAATACAAgtaaacacatcaatgcattctcATTCACAGTATTTATTCATCCAAACAGCATCACAATCAATCAGAATTTACCGCTCAAACAGTAACCACTAGGAAACAATAGTTGAAATCAagcagtactcgcaaccatttaattatcaaagttgttttcatgccacacaattttcccaatatattatataatcaaaaacagtattttcaatgcCTGTACTGTTcataaaattatacataaatatataaaattttatatccaaatttaaccagtttaaaattaataaaaattgttaTAACGTATTTCCCCTTatcctaaaatatctcacttaccctggttttggagtggtttCCAAGTACTCAAAACCGAAAATCTGCTtcgcctatgttgtagagaatcttctcaggagtctCATGGTAGCTTCCAATTGTTGAATCGGACTAAATCCGGGCCGGAATCTTAGTGAGAAGGTAGAAGggccgaattttagagagagaaacaagaGAAAAGTGATTTCCTCgctaaaaaatgaaagaaattgcTATTtataagactcgtcgacgagacacgtggattcgtcaacgatcccatgaagaacactcgtcgacaagatcgtgagttcgtcgacgagtttcagaatatctcaaaaCCCTTTCGGTGAATACTGGTTGACGGGACATGTGCCCTTGTCGACGGTCAAGGAAgaacgttcgtcgatgagaccagttggtttgtcgacgagaccttgctAACACTCATTTTAAAAATCcctttttcttcccttctctctttccttttcttttcttttattatttttattaattaaatttttcgggtcgttacattctcccttcctttaaaaaatttcgtcctcaaaattcttcAATCACccatttttcacaactaaaaagttaactaaccacattcatacatttcaatCAATTCTAACATATGCAACATCGAATCATACAAAGTCAAACAAAATTAATACTCATGTTAACGTAGACATATTACCTGCGCCTTTAGCATTGTTCCtctcaggtgtacccaacatataaacACGTGCTGGGGCGCCGCCGTTGCGAGGTATCGGGTTGTTCCGCAATGGGTTGTTCTTCTGATTCTGATTTGGAACATGTGCATTGTTTGGCGGTTCTCGACACTCCCGGGCTATATAACCATATTTACCGCATTGTAGCACACACACTTCTACCTCGACATTTTCCCCAATGCCTTTGATTGCATTTAGGATAGTGGGGGCGTCCTTTCCGATCCTTGACTCGCAgtatctctgtctcccctccacgaCCCTTGTCTGACCTTTGCTTGGGGACGATGAGACACAGATCTCCTTTTTCATTCTGGTGCCTCTGCACCTCTTTGTAAACTTGATTTTGCAACAGTGGCTTTTTCCACTAATTCTGCGAAATCCTGAATCTGCAGACACACCATATGCTTGTGAATCCTCTGATTTAAGTTCCTTTCAAAGCATCTCGCCTTTtggtattcatctggaaccatagaAGGTGTAAAGCGAGAAAGTTCTAGGAACCTAGCAGCATACTGCAGAACAATGAGGCGCCCCTAAGTCAGGTTGAAAAATTCTTCTGCCTTCGCATTTCTGGTGGCGGCGGGAAAATATCAATCGTAGAAGACCTATTTGAAACGACCCCAGGTCATCGCTATAGGTACCGCTCACTGTTCTTCCAACAACTTCATTGtatgccaccaccgttcagcttctccgGTCAGCTTAAAGGTGGCGAAAGGAACCTTTTGCTCCTCAGTGCACTTTTACACTGCcattatcttctccatctcttgcatccaagtcTCAGCCTTGATCGTGTCAGTACCACCCTCAAAAGCAGAGAGTTTCAAgcgggtgaattgatcaatcgaACAACCTCGATTCACAAGTGGATAGCTTGATTCCCCAAGATCTcgtctcatctcttccctaacctgTCGAGCTATTCCTTGCAACAATCgggaggtgtcaatctcatccccgctggaagctcccaactcgcttcctccttcatccacgcctttgcctctaggatccatcctgaatatatatatataacaaaggcAAGTTTAGAATTTCCATATCTTAATATATCTAACATGATCATAAAATAGTTCataatttaatatccaaatccttaATTAAACATCCGAAATTCAATTATCCGCAATCATCTTAGCCTCCAGATTCAAATTTCGAGTTCCAGTTTttctgcttggaaacatcaccgtcgatggatttaccatggttttctgaaaccgttgactgattcagaaaatcacaaaagttcgTCAAAGGATTTTTGCCTCCAGGCTATGAAACATACTCAAACTCCTGTCAgtaccttaatctacccattcctatccttatccaatcaaacctatactctggtattaatcctgcTAAACTCTGCAAGACCgttatactctgataccaattgtaacgccCTGCACCCACCATGTGGGGCCTAGGGTGTTATGAAGCCAATCATACATCTCCGATACCAATTACGCAGCAGAACAAATTAGACGACCTCAAATGTAATTCCAGAGTTCTATGTACATATATAACAAACCCATAAAAAGGTACAATCATATtcaccatattacataactaggacaaaacattaaacataaaactgtacacaTATCCTTTCTTTTAACTGCTCACAAAACTAATCTCGCCcctgagctttctaagctcgattattggaggacctgaaaagattaaataatcaccggagtgagacacctctcagtaaggaagaaataagttacgacagtgtgtggctgaagtgttatAAATAATTACAAAGTATACATACATTTGTGTTAAACTATCAATAACAGTTAAGAAAATGCATCTCTAAACACATCATTACCAATTCCTCTGTCACCCAATCGCAgtcacatatacataattatttttactgataattcccgagaatagggaagtctacccgcccatacaagtaatttccctctgctctagtgctaaaaAAGGGCACTCACCTTCCTCAGTATACTCTTGGGtcatgtatccaggtaaagtctccgagaatagggaaggtcactcgcccatacaagtgacttccctctgctctgatactcagaaaattaccagagcactcgccttcctcagcaagccctcgggtggagagtttgACTTTACCATaagtacttatgtaattaaagttacacgcaACCAAcgctaatcatttcacaaagttccacatgtacacacatatcacaaccaatccacacaggatttACACGTTTCACATTCTTACCCAcatagggtccatatccacacagaatacaacgtccacacaggactatcaaccacacaggttattACATAACCTTCTCAACCAAACAGGTTATAACACATGCTTCTCAATCACACCCACACACACTATCCTGTTCATgctaaataggtaaaacaaactccttataccactgccaatgttttactccctaatataaacgcccatataatgacctcctcatatcactgccaacgttatatgacggttatatcaggtacgatataacgacctcctcataccactgccaacgctatatcgcaatttacatgaaccataaaacaATACACATCCAATACAGgtaaacacatcaatgcattctcATTCACAGTATTTATTCATTCAAACAACATCACAACTAATCAGAATTTACAGCTCAAACAGTACCCACTAGCAAACAACAGTCGAAATCAAGCAGTACCcgcaatcatttaattatcaatgttgttttcatgccacaggATTTTTCCAATATATTATATAATCAAAAACAGTATTTTTAATGCCTGCattgtttagaaaattatacataaatatatagaattttatactcaaatttaattgttttaaaattaataaaaactgtTATAACGTATTTCCTCTTACCTATTCCTCAAGTTCCTGCTTAAATCGAACagaaaacgagaccctgtaattCAAAATTCCCAACTCATTAAAGTCTTAGAAAAATACACATTTAGTACTTCTTAGgttccatatatttcaaaataataataaaaccctaaGATATCTCActcaccctggttttggagtggtttCTAAGTACTCCAAACCAAAAATATGGTatgcctatgttgcagagaatttTTCCAGAAGTCTCATGGTAGCTTCCGATTGTTGAATCGGGTTAAATTCGGGCTGGAATTTTTGTGAGAAGGTAGAAGggccgaattttagagagagaaacgaGAGAAAAGTGattttctcgctgaaaaatgaaagaaattgctatttataggcagggactcattgacgagacatgtgaattcgtcgacgatcccatgaagaacactcgtcgacaagaccatgagttcgtcgacgagtttcagaatatctcaaaaCCCTTTCGGTgaatccttgtcgacgagacatgtgtccccgtcgACGGCCAAGGAAGAACGTTCTTCGACGAGACTagttggttcgtcgatgagaccttgcTGACACTCCTTTTAaaaatctctttttcttcctttctctctttcctttccttttcttttattatttttattaattaaattttccagGTCGTTACACCCTAGGTCAAAGAACAGGTTGTGGCTCCTCTTCTTGGGGTCATTTGACTCATTTCCTCCAAGGATGAAGTTTTCCGGATCCAAGAGTAGAACAACTGAAATATCTTCCGTGTGATTGATTTGAGGATGGCCAAATGGGATTCTCATATTGAGAGAAGAACACAATTTCAACTGTCTCCGATTGCGTTTTGTTAATTTACCCCAGCAGCAAAGCCCTCAAATCGTCACCTTTGATTTTTCAAGTTGCCGACTGTCAACATACTGGGGGTGTAGAGGACGATGGTTCTCTGTCCCCTGTCAAGGGGAGGAGCCGTAGCCCAAAGAACAACTTATTGTTTTTACATCAATGCATGTAATttgctctggtttgaataaaaagTGGAAAGAAATCCATTCTACAGAAACTGGGAATTTAGGACCTGTTAATTCTACAGGTGTTTATGCATACTAggagttcttgttgatttatgTTGGTAGTAGAGCATGACACTAGCAAGTGAACTTCGATTGATATCCTGGCTTGGTAGTCTATTTGAGCCATTACTGACTCAAATCTCACTAAAAGGTTACTGTGTATCACTGTTCCTGTGACATGAATTTTGATGCATTGCATATAATAGGGGAAAAGACAGAACTGATGCCAATATCTTGAACAGCATAGTGTCGGGGTTTCCATTCAGTATCCTGTAGGcaatttctaaatttcttttattCCCTCCCAATTCCTTTTATATTTCAGGCATGACAATGGTTGCATGGCATTGTGTATGTCCCTGCACATGCTAGCTACTATTGAATTGAGATTTTGTTGGAATAAAATGGATAATCTGATGTCCATTATTacttttcaaagaaaatgatgtcagttattgttttagtatttttttttttcatggaatTTGTGCTGAACTTAAACTTtgacaaaatttatgaaaattagATTAATTTCTATTAAATAGAAACCTAGAATAGAAGTTCTTTTTTATAATCTAGCAAACTGATAATGGAATTTATATTGCTCATGAAGCTAATAAACAATTCACTTTGTAAGTGAAGAGTCATCACCTAATAGTTGTGAAATCTGTGAATTTTACTTCATATGAGTTATTTAGTAGATCTCTAATATCTTTCATAGTAGATGAGTTACAATTGCATGAGTAACGCTGTGATTTTAAGAATATCAATAAGGAGCGTGGCTGCTTTCTTTCTACATATTTGTAGTAAATGGGGAAATTGTGCCTGTTGGTTCGTCTTGGGTTTCTGGGTAGATTTTTGACTCTGGTTATCAGAATGGGGAACTGAGAAAAACAACTAGAACTAAATGAAAATTCACCTGTGCTTATTCATCCATCTCTTTTTAATTGGTTTGGTGCTTCTGAAATCTTATTTACATTTTCTGGTGCATTACTTCCATTCATATATCATTTGGTGTGATCTTGATTGAACATGGCTTTCCGCAGACTTTGCCAACTATCAAATGGGGGAAGCATGTCAGGGTTGTTTTAGATGTTGGCTCTGGTGTTGCTAGCTTGGGTGGTTATTTGCTGGACAAAAATGTTATTACCATGTCCTTTGCCCCCAAAGATGAACATGAGGCTCAGATTCAGTTTGCTTTAGAGCGAGGAATTCCTGCTACTCTTGCAGTCATTGGTACACAAAGACTGACGTTTTCAGATAATGCATATGATTTGATTCACTGTGCACGATGCAGAGTTCACTGGCATGCAGATGGTAACCTTgtgttattatttaatttatcaaaattgCTCTCTGTTGTTCTATTATGGATGTCTTGGGACTATTATAATGCTTTTGGTTGAAAATTGCAGGTGGGAAACCAGTTTTAGAGCTCAACAGGATTCTTAGACCTGGCGGATTTTTCTTATGGTCAGCTACACCTGTTTATCGTCATGATGAAAAACATAAGAGCGTCTGGAAGGGTTTGTAAGCTGATACTTGTTATTCTTTTCTTCTGTTTCTTCAAACAATGTCTGCTTGTTTGCAGATGCTTTCGTAATTggattgtatatataaaaaaattcttcATAATAAACGTATAAATTTAACATAGAAGTTGAATTATAGACCTGAATGTGTACAGTAAATCTAACTTcacattcatatatattgcttcCTTTGCAGTTATGCAAAATCTGACAGAGTCTATATGCTGGAAGGTGGTTGCTAGGGCAGTTGATTCTTACAGAATAGGGCTTGTAATATTTCAGAAGCCTGTGACATCTTCCTGCTATAAAGAACGCAAAGAAAACAATCCACCCTTGTGTGATCAGAATGATAGGAAAAACAGTTCATggtatattttcttttcttcataTGAGATGCCATCTTCTACTGTAGCTGCTGATCATTGGTGTTTTTTTTCTGTTCTGTTTGTTGTTATATATATTTGGTTGGGGGTGGGGGTGTTGGGAGATTGAAGGTTGTGGCAGAGAATAGGGTagattttttctttaaattaacATTTTACCCCCTCATTAAACTTTTGCACTCGATGATTTAAGCCAAAGAAAAGTTGACTAAAAGGGCAACAATATTGTTGATGCTGCTAATGGAGTCCATTTTTGTGTTAACAGGTATGTGCCTCTCAGCAGTTGTCTTTCACAGCTCCCTGGAGATGGCATGGCTGGCTCATTCAGCTGGCCCTTACCCTGGCCAAAAAGGCTCAGTAGTAGGCCTCTTAGCCTGCCAACTGAACCAGATGCTGAAGAAATGTTTTACGAGGACACGAAACACTGGTCTTCACTTGTGTCAGATGTTTATCTGGATGCCCTTGGTATAAACTGGTCAAGTGTCCGAAATGTAATGGATATGAATGCTGGTTATGGAGGGTAAGTTTATCAAGTTGTGAATGCATTTTTTGTGCTTTATCTCCAATATTAAGTATGCTGAAAAAGATCTCCAATCATTAATATATGTTCATAgggtttaaaaaaaatgaatttacagAATGGTGGGTTTGCAACTACCTAGAATGCATAGCCTATTACAAGATCAGTAATGAATGAGGAACTTACGTATTGGATGAAACACTCCATAAAGAGTTATATAATTGCAGTAATTGATTGAACAATAGCAGCTTCTTTCTGATGCACGCTGTTGGGTTATAATCATTCTGAAATCAATGGGTTCCAATGAATTTCGTTGCCATATTAGTTCCTCTTTATTTCCCTTCCTGCTTTTGTTCCCTTAACAACCAGCACCCCCCCTACACACGTGTAGTCTGGGGGGAGGTAAGCAATATATTCTAGCTTGCAGGTCCTCTCTCCTTTTTCCTTGAATTCAAATGCTTTAATATGTTCATGTGAGAACACAAAATTTAACCTCAACTTATTTTCCTTGTACCGATTTCATGATTGCCCTATGAGTATTTTGTGTTGATATTTTCTGCCATCATACAGGTTTGCAGCTGCTCTCATTGATTTGCCAC
This region of Malania oleifera isolate guangnan ecotype guangnan chromosome 10, ASM2987363v1, whole genome shotgun sequence genomic DNA includes:
- the LOC131165487 gene encoding probable methyltransferase PMT22 isoform X2, with translation MAISLPSLMREGKSPIVLSVFVLLIVVFIFVLTNDQYSYFSRISTADLQAKPSVAPPPPPPPPPPPPPSPPILLSPPISIPVSRADDRPSSANATTASGDEVQLNWQICEGPLAADYIPCLDNMKAIQQLKSRRHMEHRERHCPKKSLRCLVPLPPGYRVPVHWPKSRDMTLPTIKWGKHVRVVLDVGSGVASLGGYLLDKNVITMSFAPKDEHEAQIQFALERGIPATLAVIGTQRLTFSDNAYDLIHCARCRVHWHADGGKPVLELNRILRPGGFFLWSATPVYRHDEKHKSVWKVMQNLTESICWKVVARAVDSYRIGLVIFQKPVTSSCYKERKENNPPLCDQNDRKNSSWYVPLSSCLSQLPGDGMAGSFSWPLPWPKRLSSRPLSLPTEPDAEEMFYEDTKHWSSLVSDVYLDALGINWSSVRNVMDMNAGYGGFAAALIDLPLWVMNVVPIDVLDTLPIIFDRGLIGLYHDWCESFNTYPRTYDLLHASFLFRDLNQRCDIIDVAVEMDRVLRPGGWVLVQDSMGIINKLSPILRSLHWSINIYKEQFLVGKKSFWHPVNGDNKV
- the LOC131165487 gene encoding probable methyltransferase PMT23 isoform X1, encoding MAISLPSLMREGKSPIVLSVFVLLIVVFIFVLTNDQYSYFSRISTADLQAKPSVAPPPPPPPPPPPPPSPPILLSPPISIPVSRADDRPSSANATTASGDEVQLNWQICEGPLAADYIPCLDNMKAIQQLKSRRHMEHRERHCPKKSLRCLVPLPPGYRVPVHWPKSRDMIWFDNVPHPKLVEYKKDQNWVRKSGDYLIFPGGGTQFKEGVAKYINFIEKTLPTIKWGKHVRVVLDVGSGVASLGGYLLDKNVITMSFAPKDEHEAQIQFALERGIPATLAVIGTQRLTFSDNAYDLIHCARCRVHWHADGGKPVLELNRILRPGGFFLWSATPVYRHDEKHKSVWKVMQNLTESICWKVVARAVDSYRIGLVIFQKPVTSSCYKERKENNPPLCDQNDRKNSSWYVPLSSCLSQLPGDGMAGSFSWPLPWPKRLSSRPLSLPTEPDAEEMFYEDTKHWSSLVSDVYLDALGINWSSVRNVMDMNAGYGGFAAALIDLPLWVMNVVPIDVLDTLPIIFDRGLIGLYHDWCESFNTYPRTYDLLHASFLFRDLNQRCDIIDVAVEMDRVLRPGGWVLVQDSMGIINKLSPILRSLHWSINIYKEQFLVGKKSFWHPVNGDNKV